A window of Cryptomeria japonica chromosome 3, Sugi_1.0, whole genome shotgun sequence contains these coding sequences:
- the LOC131071013 gene encoding calmodulin-like protein 7 codes for MALSSVHNETRRMFDTLDENGDGRLSLREINCFLKKLGIHLTEEELKCMVMAVSHSEDSSLTFDEFVELYQSVLDESSSSTSSGSSEGSQQDLCLMEAFNVYDLDEDGHISSSEL; via the coding sequence ATGGCACTTTCATCTGTTCACAATGAAACTCGTAGAATGTTTGATACCTTGGACGAAAATGGCGATGGGAGGCTCAGTCTGCGTGAAATCAATTGCTTCCTGAAAAAGCTTGGAATACATCTGACTGAGGAAGAGTTAAAGTGTATGGTGATGGCTGTTTCTCATAGCGAAGATAGTAGTTTAACATTTGATGAATTTGTTGAGCTTTACCAATCTGTTCTGGATGAGAGCAGTTCTAGTACCAGTAGCGGTAGTAGTGAAGGAAGCCAGCAGGATTTATGTTTAATGGAGGCATTCAATGTTTACGATTTGGATGAAGATGGGCATATTTCTTCTTCCGAGCTTTAA